GAAGTCAACAGGTTATAGAGATTTTAAATAAATATAGAAGTGTATTTTATGTTCTCTCAGACTAAGGTTTGGGGGGATTTTTTTTATGGGAGTGCACTTTTACTCAGAAATGTAAGTGTCAAATAATAGATGGATATATATTTTAATTCTAGCCAGTGTGATGGATTTCTAAAGATAAAAATGCATATAATAAGAATAAAATTTCAGAAAGGAGACGTTGAGGATTTTATAACTCAACTAATGTTTAAATATATTTATGGAGAGTATGGCTATTATATTGACTAGTTTAATTCTTTTAATTGTTTTATCAGGTTTTTTTTCTGCAAGTGAAACAGCCCTTACAAGCCTTGATAAAATAAAGCTAAAAAACAAAGCACTTAAAGGGAACTCTAAAGCTATTTTGATGGAGAAAATTATTGAAAAACCACATACAATGTTAATTGCACTTTTAATAGGGAATAATATTGTAAATATTTTAGCTGCTTCTTTAGCTACTTCCTTTTTTACAAGAACCTTTGGGGCAATTGGTGTTACTTTATCTACTTTAGTGCTTACACCAATTATTTTAATTTTTGCTGAAATTATGCCAAAATCTATTGCCGCAAATTATCCTTATAAAATATCTAGTGTTTTCATAACTCCTTTAAATATACTCATGAAGCTGTTAAAGCCCTTTGTATTTCTATTGGATAAAATCACCTATTTCTTATTAAAACTTGTTGGCATTGAGTTAAAAAAAGTAACTAGTAATATTTCGGAGGAAGAAATACGGTTAGTTGTTAATTTAGGAGAAAAAATAGGATCTGTAAAAGAGCATGAAAAGCAGATGATTCAAAATGTATTTGATTTTGATGATATTCAGATTAAACATATTATGGTTCCTAGAACTGATGTTAATTTTTTAGCTGAGGATGCTTCCTTTACAGAAGTAAAAGAAATTATCATGAAAACTCAATTTTCAAGAATTCCTATATATAAAGATAACTTAGATAATATCACAGGTATTCTTTATGTAAAGGACTTGCTATTTTTAACTCAATCTGAAATAGAAAACTTTGATTTGACAAAATTTTTAAGAGAGGCATTTTTTGTATCAGAATTCATGTGTCTGCATGATTTGTTTAAAGAAATGACAATAAAAAAAACACATATTGCTATTGTTGTGGGGGAACATGGTGGTACTAATGGTATCATAGCTCTGGAAGATTTAATTGAAGAATTGCTTGGAGAAATTAGGGATGAATATGATGCAGAAGAAAATCTAATTGAAAAAATAGATGAATATACATATATGCTTAATGGTCGTATGCGTATAGAGGATTTAAATAAACAATTGAACATAAATCTTTCAAATGAAAATAGTAATACTATAGGAGGATTTATCCTTGAACAAGTGGGATGTATGCCAATTATTAACCAAAAAATAGAATATAAAGATTATACCTTTATCATTGAGAAAATGGAGTTTAATAGAATAGAAAAGATCAAATTATTTTTACCTCACGCTGAGAAATGATTCTAAGTATATATTTATGTAATGGCTACGTATGCGTCAAAGATTTACCGTCTTGAAACAGAAAATCCAGTATAACTAACTATAAAAATTAGTATACTGGATTTTGTTATTTATTTATCCTGAATTGTCAGTAACCGTGTAAACGTAAAGGAATAGACGGATATATATTTTAAATTTCTTTTAAAAAACAAGGGTTTAAGGGAGTGAATACTTTTTGAGGGGATGTTTTATTTTTATTAGATGAAGATGGAATGGTTTCTTTAATTAAAGCCTATTCCGATTGTCCTATATGCAGTGGGAAAATTAATGCAATGAAGCTAAAAAATAGTGAAAGATATATTGGGGTTTGTAACAAAAACTCTGAACACGCTTTTAGTTTCGATTATACAACTTTTACAGGTAAACCAGTTGCTATTGAGGAATTTGAATTAAAGATTTATTCAAATTAAAGATGTATAAAGAAATGAAAAAAAGTAATAAAAAATTTAAATACAAGGTGAAAATATTGAAAAATGGATTACAATATTAATAATTGTATGTATTGGTGTTATTGGTGTTATTGGTATTATTAAAGATAATATTAGATTACAGAAGACTATCAAGGAAAAGAGATTTTTCAATTGAATTTATTAATAAATTCAGGGGATTTTATAATAGTAAAGTAATTGAAGAGCTGCATGGGCCTGTATGTGTTTTTAGGGAAAACAATACAGGCATTTCCCAGATAATAGGCGTGCAGCTCCGTTGTGGGGCATCCTCAAATGTTTGGTACACATACCTGGTAATCGGGCCTGGGTGGGTTTGAGAGGATGTTTTCGAATACGGTAATAGTTACTTAAATAAGAAAAAGGGTATACGGATACCAATGGCTCCGTTACTGTATAGTAAAAACCCTTCTCCTGTAGTTCTTTTTTAGAATTACAGGGGGAGGAGTAGCCGTATTCCAATTCACCACCCTGTATAGATAAAGATCCTTTCATCATAGAATATCTAAATCCATTACTATTAAGGCTATGAGGGGCGATACTATCATTGAAAAGAATGTATTTCAAACTGAAAATGGAGAATTAAAAGAAATTGATTCTGCTGATGTAGTAAGTACAAATGTAGTAGAGTTAATCTAGGATAAGGTAGCTGAAAGGCTACCTTATTTTAGTGTTCAGATATATATGCTATATGAAGGTAAGTAATAAGTATTTATCTATGACTTTAAAAGGTAAAGGTGTTAAAAAGAAAAAATCTATATTTATAAATTATCTAAAAAATTTACTCAAAGATAGATATTTTCATATTGTGTTAGGACCTATTCTAATAACTGGATTTTATTTCCTGTTAGATAAAACCAAATTCTAGTGGAAATTTTAATTCATATGCTATAAATTAAATATATACTAACTGTAAACTTTTTACTAATATAAAAGAGGCAATGTCATAGAACTAAAATACTAAGATAATGGTTATTACAAAGCTGAGAGAACTTATATTAATGGTGGACAAAAAAATATACAAGAATAGAGTTTAAGAATGATAAAGAAATAGGATTAAGCTTACTCATTTTAAAATTAGAAGATAGAAAAATATTGATGAGTCAATTAAAAGAGCATATTGGAATTCTATAGGATGGTGTACCATCCTATTTTTTCGGAGAATATTGTATGGGAAGTGTATAAGGGGGTTGTTTAAAATAGACATATATGTTTAGCGAAGCAATAGGAAGTTTATACTAAATTGTAGAAATTGCCAAAAAATAGGTATATAATAATAGATAAAATGGAGAAATAAGAAATATTTATAAGCAGGTGAATCAAAAGTGATTGAAAATTGTTTATTAGATCAACTTAAAAGATTAAAGACTTCTTCAAAAGAATCTGTAGAGAATCTTGAATCCTTTAGTAATTTTAAAAAGCATATGCATGTTAAAAGAGATGTTGAAGAAGAATTATATAAATTAATATTTAATAGTAATAATTCTATATCACCAAAACTTATATTAGTTTGTGGTAGTGTAGGGGATGGTAAATCTCACCTAATATCATATATGAAAGAAAATAATAATGACTTAATTAAGAATTTTAAACTACATAATGATGCTACGGAGAGCTTTGATCCTGAAAAATTATGTATAGATACATTAAATGAAGAGTTAAACGATTTTTCAGATGAAAGATTATCTGAAAATCATAATGAAAAAATGATTTTGGCTATAAACTTAGGAACACTTAGTAATTTTATAGATTCTAAGTATGGAGATAGATATACACTATTAAAACAATTTGTTGAAGATAAAAAGATATTAGATATGAATGTAGAGGATTATTCATATAACGAAGATGAACCATTTCAGTATGTAAATTTTAGTGATTATCATATGTACTCCTTAACAGAAGAAGGTCCTAAGTCGGATTATATGAGAAATATAATAAATAAAGTAGTAGTAAAGAGTGATGAGAATCCTTTTTACATGGCATATAATAATGGATGTGATAATTGTAATTACAAAGACCAATGTCCTATAAAATATAACTATGAATTTTTACAAAGAGATGATGTACAAGAAAAAATAACAAAATTATTGATAAAAGGTATAATTACAAATAAAGCAATTATATCTACTAGAGCTTTATTAGATTTTATATATAGTATTTTAGTAGATGTTAGATTTGATAATATATCAAGGACTAAATTAAAAAATATATTGAAAAACTTAGAAGATAAGGATTATATAGATTGTATGTTACCATCTATATTATTTACTGAAAATGATACATCAACAATAATAAATATCCTTACTAAAACAGATCCATTAAATAGTAGAAATGAATATGTAGATGAACTAGTAATAAACTTAAATAATACACAGAACCTATTACAATTTTTTATAGATAATATGGATATAGAAAATGATTTTAAATTAAAAGAAATATTAGATGCAAATAAAAATATGCCTAATAGAGAAATGAAAAATGCATTGATAAAATATTTCTTTAGGTTATATACCTTTAATGGAAAAGAGTCAATAGCAAATGAAAAACTATACAATGAGTTTTGTAGGCTATTATATTATTGGAACGTAGGAGACAGGAAAAATATAAAAGAATTAAACAAAAAGATAATGGAATCTATATATCTATGGAATGGTCAAGCTGATAGAGATGAAATTAATATAAACTTAGGGAAAAAACAAAGTAAATATAAGGTAAGTCAAGAGTTAGAATTAAGACCGGGAAAAAATGAGTTCAAAGAAAGTGATGAAAAAGAAATACTAAAGTTTATAAGTGAATTTTTATTGAATTTTGAAGATAGAATTACGGACAATAAAGCGCAAGTTAGTATTGACTATAAACTATATGAATTATTGTCTAAAGTTAGAAATGGATATAGGCCTAATAAAAAGGAGAGAACAGAATATATAAACTTCTCAGAGTTTATAAACAAGATAACAGATATAGAAAATAGAGATGACCAAATAATGTTCTCGTGTAATATGGGTAAAGACAATAAGAAGTTTGTTTTAGAAGTAGACTATGACGGCGACTTTAGATTTGTGGAGAGATAGATATGAGATATGAAATAAATATAGAAGAAATGAAAAGGCGTTATCAAATTAAAGATAACAAGATAGGTTTAACTCATAAACCGGGGAAGAGCATAAGTATATTCCCATATACAATAGGTAGAATTCCTAAAGAGTCTAAACCAAAATTTAAAAATAGTGTAGCTTCGTTTTCTAGAAAAATAGTAAAAAAGACTATGGATAATATGTTTGATGGCGAATTATATATGAACAATATACTATCTAATGTGGAGGAAAATGAAGATCCAACAGTATTTAAAAGTATCCTAAATGAAATGTTTTTTAATAAGGATGGAAGCTTAAATATTTTTCATCCAAAGGTACTAGCTTATATTTACGCCAATGGATATGATAATAAATTAGGTGAATTTATTTATGACGTATTAATAAATGGAGATGAAGAAACCTACTCTAAAGTAGAAAAAATATATAATACAAAACCTAATAATACATTGATTAAATTATTATTTAATAGCTTAGAAGAGTTAAAGGATAAAAAGAGCGACAAGCTAACTTATCATAATTGTGTAGATGAAATAAGAAATAGATTTAAAGAAGATTTTCTATTTATAGTAAAGGACCATAAAACATATATAGAAAACATAGAAAGTTTATTGAAATTCTATTATTTTATGTATGTGGCACAAACCGCACTAAAATTTAGAAGGTTCTTTGATGAAGATGAAAATGAAATTGATAAGATATACTTTAATCTAGATTGGGAAAATACATCTAGATCAAGGGTCAGCTATGCAGAAGGATGGAGAAAAGTAGAGTCAGCTGTGCATAGTATATTCTCCCATGCCAATTGTTTAGAAATATTAAATCATAACAATATGGATAAAGAATTAATCTATGATGATATAAAGAAAATACTAGATAATATGAATGAAGAAGAAGCAGAGGCTTTTATAGATAATATGGATGAAGTATTAGCAGTATATACGAATAACTTAGAAGATATGGAGTGGGAAAATCTATCTTTAGGAGATAAATACAACCACAATAGATTATATAAAAAAGTATATGAATTATTTTCAACGATAGATTATCAATTCAGTGTTTCAAAGCGTAAAGATCTTCATAAAAGATATAGACTGTGGTTTGAAGAGTTTTGTAAAGAAAACTTCTTAAAAAGTAGAGGTAGATTAGGATTTACATTAAACTTAACAGAGGATTACCTTTTATTTATGACTAGAATCATTATAAAAGAAGATGAAAAAATGAAGCTAAAAGACTTCTTTAAAGAATTTGAAAGACGAGGAGTATTTTTAGATCGTGATTCAAGAAAAAATATAACTAATTTATTTGATAAGTTAAATATTTTAGAGAAAAAAAGTGATAGTGGAGATGCCCAATATGTTAAGAGAGTTTTATAATTATTTATCTAAGAAAGTAAATGAATATTTTAATAATGTGGATATAAAAAGCGGAGACAAATTTAATATAGAATTTGAGAAAGAAGAATATGTACAAAATCTATATGAGGAAATAAGAAAAGAAAACAATGTTGAGGAATTTGAATATAAAGTAAATGAAGGAAGTAAACCTTACAAAACTTATACTATACAAAGTGGAGACGTGAAGATAATAGTAGCTGCCACTACTGATAATATAACAGTGGATTTTTTAACAACCCTTAGAAATAAGGTGGGTCTTGATGATGAACAATTTAAGAATACAGCCATATTGTTTATACATCATTTAGATTTAGATAGTATCTTAGGAGGAGCCATTAGCTTTAACAAAAAAGGAATGCCATTTCATATAGATACTATAACTAAAGATATTAACAATAAAATAGAAAATAGTAACCTTACTAAGGTTGATAAATTAATATTAAAATTAGAATTAAATAATAAGAAAAAGCAATATCATGAAGATAACAATAGTTTATTTCAATATACAGAAGTATTAGATGTAATAAACAAAGAAGAAATAAAAAAAGAAGACTATAAAAACTTTAATATCTTTTATGATTCTGGATTAGAATATTTATCAAAAGAAAAGATTAAAAGTAGATTAGAAGATAACAATAAATACTTTTTGTTAGTAGACAATATTCATAAATACGGAGATGTGGAAAAGGATCTTTACAAGGATTTTGATGATTCGGGAGTTGAAACTTTAAAAAGAAGCGATTGGGAAGAAGCCAATTATAAATACATATGTATCTCTATAGATAATAAAAAGAATGATAAAAAGATTGAATATGAGGAAATGGAAGTTTTATCGGATTCTATAGAAAAGTGGGAATTAGAAGAAGGAGATACTCCTACTAAGAGAAGAGTTAGAAATATTATTCTTTTTAATAAAGATAAATTATCAGAAATAAAGGTACAATTTAAATTTAATGACTATTTAAAACAAGCTTATATTACAGAAAATAAAAAAGATGAAGCTACAGCTAAAGCTTCAGGTAAAAAATTAGAAGTAACTATTGAACATGAGGTTGGAACTACATCTTTCAATAAAATAGAATATGCAGATAAAGATAAAGCTGGAAAAATTAAAGCGAAATTTAAGTTTAAAATAATTGTCTTAGATCTGGAAAAGGAAAAATTAAATAGTGATATTATAGAATCTGGTTTTAATGTTTATATGAAGCCCAAAGGAAATAGATTATTAATTAAAGCAGGCTCTGAAAATATTGTATTTAATTCGGGTGGTACTAATACAAAGGAAATCTCTATAGATGGAAATGAAGAAATTATAATAGATGCAGTAGAAGATAAGGTTGTACTTAAAAATAATATTGAATTAGATGAAAATGTTAAAATGTATAACCTTGATCTAATAATAGGTGAAATAAGAATACCTGTAGCTATAGAAGACGATAAAAGTGCTCCTGTAGTTATAACTTCTCAGAATATATGGAAATTAAAAAGAGAAGAAAGAAAAGACTTTAAATTAAAGGGGCAAAAGTTATTATTTAATAATAAAGAATATTTCACATCTGGAGATTTTAGAGAAAATCTAGATAGAGAAAAGACTATTATTCAAACAGAAGGATTGTTCTTTGAAGAGAGAACAGAAGGAGAATTAAATCCTATAGATATATCCATAAATGAAGAATTAAAAGAAGCTTATTTAAATTTAATTAGATACTATAAGGTAAATAGTTTGTTACCTAGTTTAGCTTATTATAATGAAGAATTAATAAGATTATCTTCAAACTATATAGATGCATACTTAAATGCTGTAGATGAAATCATAGAAGGAAAATATATAAGGGGAGATCGCGATAAGAGCTTACTAAAAATTGGTACTGTAAAAAAATCTTATGACGAAGAGGAAATATTATTATCTCCTTTATATCCTATGACTGTTATGTATCAGCTTATGGTAAATAAAGAAGTTGATGATGAAAAAATCAATGATGAAATAATAAAGAAACTAAACTCACTATATTTAATACCATATTTAGCTTATGGTGATGATGCTATCTACAAACCTGTAGAACAAAGCCATTCAAAGGAATGGAAGTATTATATAAGAAATGATATGGATAGATACAAAGGTTCTAGAAAATTTGTATCAAAATTAGTTAAAGAAAAAATAGAAGAGTTTATAAGTCATTTTTCATATTTATTTAGTTTATCTAAAGAGGCTAGTATGAAGATAAATTTAATTAATATGGGTGATTGCAAAGAAGTATTACAAGGTATATTAGACTACTATATAAGTAGGGGAGAGAAGGATAAAGTAGAAAACTTAACTCCTATAGATATAAGTATTTATTCTGATGAAGAATTTAATATCTTTGAACAATTATCCTTTTATAATACGCCTAAAGAAATAAAAGAAAACCTAGATATAAATATTAGAAAGACTAAAAATTATACAGAAGTAGATATATTAAATGCATATAGAGAAAAGGTTCATTTTTATAGAAAGAATTTAAATGCAAAAAAATATAATTACGCTCATATTTGTTTTTATGAAATGAATGGATTTGCAAAGGTTAAGCAAGCTCCAATGAGTGATATATCATCAGGAATTTCTTTAGATGGATTATTATCTGGAATACCATCTAAATTATTAGGTGATGACTATACTACAGGATTTGGTACTAAATTTTTAGACACAGAAAATAAGCTAATAGATTTAGCTATTAAGATTAATAGTTTAGCTAAAATAATAGCTAGAGGTGGAACTATTAACAATGAAGAGTCCATTATTACTACTATTAGCAAAGATGGAAAAAGTGATTTAAATAAAATATATGAATCTTCAAATTGGATTACCTTTGTAGATCCAAAGATAGATCTAAACTTCTTTAAAGATGATGAAGATTCATCAGATTTACTAATAATCCATTATAGTGACCAATACACATCATCAAGTGGATATGATGCCATAACAGTTACTAGAAAATCTAATCATTATAAGATTATATTAAAAGAATTTTTAGATTCAAAGGGTATTGAAGCTAATAATGAACAGATAAAGAATCTAATAAATTGTTTTAATGGAATAAATGGAGATTGGTTACTTAAGTTAATCTCTGATAGAGGACATTCCACAAAGGAAAAACTAAGTATAATATCGGCTGCAAAGATAGGGCTTGCATACTTTAACCACAAAGATATTGTATGGGTTCCTATATCTTTAGAAGAAATTTTTAGAGTATCTGGTGGAGCAGGTCTTAAAATATCAGAAGGTTTATTTTCAGTAAAGAATTTACTAGGTAAAGTTAATGGTTATTACTCAGATGATTTATTATTTGTAGGAATAGAGTTAGTAGATGATGAGGTGAAAGTTCATTACTATCCAGTGGAAGTAAAGAGTGGAGGCAATCCTAAATATGTAAAGGATAAAGCGTTAATTCAGGTTACTAAGACTAGAAATCATCTAGATAAATTCCTAGTAAATAATGAAGAAAAGCCCTTTGAAAGTAAGATATATAGAAACTTTATGATGCAAGTGGTATTAGTAAGTGCTGAAAAAATGAAACTTTATAACATCTGGAAGGAACAAGATTGGGATAAAATAATTAATTCTGAGATAAGAACTAAACTACTAAGAGATGATTATACAATTAGTAATGATTTAGATAATATTTTAGGTAGAGGGGCCATAATATCTTTTAAAGAACGTGCATTTAGAAACACTTGTGAAGTCAAAGAGTTAGAAGAAGATAAATTCTTAGAAATAGAATTACCTGAAGAGGCTGGATATAGACACATAATATCAGATGTGGAGATACTAAAGAATAGATTTGAAAGTGGAGAATCAGATTTCAGAAAAGAGTTGTTATTAAGTTCAACTTATAAACAAAATAATGGTGAAATTCAAAAAGATATAAACACTATGCATTACGAAGAAAGTATTCCAATAGATTTAGAAAGACAAATTGCTTGTGAAGAAAATAAAGCACAAGAATATGAAGAAGCAGTAGAAGAAAAAATTGTAGAAGAAAAAGAAGAATTAAGACCTATGGAGATTTTATTTGGTCATAATGATTCAAGTGGTAGAGAAATGAAATGGTATCCAACTAATACGGAAAAGACATTCCATACTAATACGGGAATAATAGGTACTATGGGTACAGGTAAAACTCAATTTACTAAATCATTAATATATCAACTATATAAAGAAGGAAAATATAATGTGGGAGGAAAAACTCCAGGGATCCTTATATTTGACTATAAAGGAGATTATATAGATGATGATTTTGTAGAGGCTACAAATGCTACCGTATATGAAATATATAATCTGCCATATAACCCACTGGCATTATTCTTTGGAAGTAACCCAAAACCATTATTACCACTTCATACGGCAAGTGTAATAAAAGAAACCATATCAGGAGCATTTAATCTTGGTATAAAGCAACAAAATATGTTAAAAGAAATAATAATGGAAGCTTATACAGAGAGAGGAATTCATAAAGTTAATAAAGCTACATGGAACAACACACCACCTACTCTTCATGATGTATGTAGAATATATTTAAACAGAGAAGATGTGAAAGAGGATAGCTTATATGCAGCATTAAGTGATTTAAATGACTTC
This is a stretch of genomic DNA from Anaeromicrobium sediminis. It encodes these proteins:
- a CDS encoding hemolysin family protein, producing the protein MESMAIILTSLILLIVLSGFFSASETALTSLDKIKLKNKALKGNSKAILMEKIIEKPHTMLIALLIGNNIVNILAASLATSFFTRTFGAIGVTLSTLVLTPIILIFAEIMPKSIAANYPYKISSVFITPLNILMKLLKPFVFLLDKITYFLLKLVGIELKKVTSNISEEEIRLVVNLGEKIGSVKEHEKQMIQNVFDFDDIQIKHIMVPRTDVNFLAEDASFTEVKEIIMKTQFSRIPIYKDNLDNITGILYVKDLLFLTQSEIENFDLTKFLREAFFVSEFMCLHDLFKEMTIKKTHIAIVVGEHGGTNGIIALEDLIEELLGEIRDEYDAEENLIEKIDEYTYMLNGRMRIEDLNKQLNINLSNENSNTIGGFILEQVGCMPIINQKIEYKDYTFIIEKMEFNRIEKIKLFLPHAEK
- a CDS encoding DUF2922 family protein; this encodes MRGDTIIEKNVFQTENGELKEIDSADVVSTNVVELI
- the dptF gene encoding DNA phosphorothioation-dependent restriction protein DptF; translated protein: MIENCLLDQLKRLKTSSKESVENLESFSNFKKHMHVKRDVEEELYKLIFNSNNSISPKLILVCGSVGDGKSHLISYMKENNNDLIKNFKLHNDATESFDPEKLCIDTLNEELNDFSDERLSENHNEKMILAINLGTLSNFIDSKYGDRYTLLKQFVEDKKILDMNVEDYSYNEDEPFQYVNFSDYHMYSLTEEGPKSDYMRNIINKVVVKSDENPFYMAYNNGCDNCNYKDQCPIKYNYEFLQRDDVQEKITKLLIKGIITNKAIISTRALLDFIYSILVDVRFDNISRTKLKNILKNLEDKDYIDCMLPSILFTENDTSTIINILTKTDPLNSRNEYVDELVINLNNTQNLLQFFIDNMDIENDFKLKEILDANKNMPNREMKNALIKYFFRLYTFNGKESIANEKLYNEFCRLLYYWNVGDRKNIKELNKKIMESIYLWNGQADRDEININLGKKQSKYKVSQELELRPGKNEFKESDEKEILKFISEFLLNFEDRITDNKAQVSIDYKLYELLSKVRNGYRPNKKERTEYINFSEFINKITDIENRDDQIMFSCNMGKDNKKFVLEVDYDGDFRFVER
- the dptG gene encoding DNA phosphorothioation-dependent restriction protein DptG, coding for MRYEINIEEMKRRYQIKDNKIGLTHKPGKSISIFPYTIGRIPKESKPKFKNSVASFSRKIVKKTMDNMFDGELYMNNILSNVEENEDPTVFKSILNEMFFNKDGSLNIFHPKVLAYIYANGYDNKLGEFIYDVLINGDEETYSKVEKIYNTKPNNTLIKLLFNSLEELKDKKSDKLTYHNCVDEIRNRFKEDFLFIVKDHKTYIENIESLLKFYYFMYVAQTALKFRRFFDEDENEIDKIYFNLDWENTSRSRVSYAEGWRKVESAVHSIFSHANCLEILNHNNMDKELIYDDIKKILDNMNEEEAEAFIDNMDEVLAVYTNNLEDMEWENLSLGDKYNHNRLYKKVYELFSTIDYQFSVSKRKDLHKRYRLWFEEFCKENFLKSRGRLGFTLNLTEDYLLFMTRIIIKEDEKMKLKDFFKEFERRGVFLDRDSRKNITNLFDKLNILEKKSDSGDAQYVKRVL
- the dptH gene encoding DNA phosphorothioation-dependent restriction protein DptH; translation: MLREFYNYLSKKVNEYFNNVDIKSGDKFNIEFEKEEYVQNLYEEIRKENNVEEFEYKVNEGSKPYKTYTIQSGDVKIIVAATTDNITVDFLTTLRNKVGLDDEQFKNTAILFIHHLDLDSILGGAISFNKKGMPFHIDTITKDINNKIENSNLTKVDKLILKLELNNKKKQYHEDNNSLFQYTEVLDVINKEEIKKEDYKNFNIFYDSGLEYLSKEKIKSRLEDNNKYFLLVDNIHKYGDVEKDLYKDFDDSGVETLKRSDWEEANYKYICISIDNKKNDKKIEYEEMEVLSDSIEKWELEEGDTPTKRRVRNIILFNKDKLSEIKVQFKFNDYLKQAYITENKKDEATAKASGKKLEVTIEHEVGTTSFNKIEYADKDKAGKIKAKFKFKIIVLDLEKEKLNSDIIESGFNVYMKPKGNRLLIKAGSENIVFNSGGTNTKEISIDGNEEIIIDAVEDKVVLKNNIELDENVKMYNLDLIIGEIRIPVAIEDDKSAPVVITSQNIWKLKREERKDFKLKGQKLLFNNKEYFTSGDFRENLDREKTIIQTEGLFFEERTEGELNPIDISINEELKEAYLNLIRYYKVNSLLPSLAYYNEELIRLSSNYIDAYLNAVDEIIEGKYIRGDRDKSLLKIGTVKKSYDEEEILLSPLYPMTVMYQLMVNKEVDDEKINDEIIKKLNSLYLIPYLAYGDDAIYKPVEQSHSKEWKYYIRNDMDRYKGSRKFVSKLVKEKIEEFISHFSYLFSLSKEASMKINLINMGDCKEVLQGILDYYISRGEKDKVENLTPIDISIYSDEEFNIFEQLSFYNTPKEIKENLDINIRKTKNYTEVDILNAYREKVHFYRKNLNAKKYNYAHICFYEMNGFAKVKQAPMSDISSGISLDGLLSGIPSKLLGDDYTTGFGTKFLDTENKLIDLAIKINSLAKIIARGGTINNEESIITTISKDGKSDLNKIYESSNWITFVDPKIDLNFFKDDEDSSDLLIIHYSDQYTSSSGYDAITVTRKSNHYKIILKEFLDSKGIEANNEQIKNLINCFNGINGDWLLKLISDRGHSTKEKLSIISAAKIGLAYFNHKDIVWVPISLEEIFRVSGGAGLKISEGLFSVKNLLGKVNGYYSDDLLFVGIELVDDEVKVHYYPVEVKSGGNPKYVKDKALIQVTKTRNHLDKFLVNNEEKPFESKIYRNFMMQVVLVSAEKMKLYNIWKEQDWDKIINSEIRTKLLRDDYTISNDLDNILGRGAIISFKERAFRNTCEVKELEEDKFLEIELPEEAGYRHIISDVEILKNRFESGESDFRKELLLSSTYKQNNGEIQKDINTMHYEESIPIDLERQIACEENKAQEYEEAVEEKIVEEKEELRPMEILFGHNDSSGREMKWYPTNTEKTFHTNTGIIGTMGTGKTQFTKSLIYQLYKEGKYNVGGKTPGILIFDYKGDYIDDDFVEATNATVYEIYNLPYNPLALFFGSNPKPLLPLHTASVIKETISGAFNLGIKQQNMLKEIIMEAYTERGIHKVNKATWNNTPPTLHDVCRIYLNREDVKEDSLYAALSDLNDFQLFEPDAKLTKPLFGLIDGVTVINLSGYDESIQNLVVAITLDLFYTQMLVKGESKMENQCRELTNLILVDEADNFLSKNFNSIKKILKEGRMFGVGTILSTQLLSHFSTGDNEYANYILTWIVHNVSDLSNKDVKFIFNTKAKQEEETIYNRIKSLEKHHSLVKFGHENRPIGIKDRAYWEIRRDEK